Genomic segment of Candidatus Zixiibacteriota bacterium:
TTCAGGGACCGGACCAGGGCGAGTGGATCATGCTTGAGGCGTCTGTCGCGCATCGCGTTGAACCGCGGGCCGGTCTTTTGGATCGTATCGAATAGAGGCTGTCGGTACCAGTTGTCGACAAATTCGTCAAGCGGCCGCGTCTTGAGCTGTGTAATCAGCTTCTCGTCTTCAAGACGCCTCTGAGCCCGCTCGTCATCGGTGCGAAGCCCCGGCGACGCCGATTCGATCACGGCGCGGGAAAACAGCTCAGGGACACGGGTCAGCAAATAGAGCGCCACCCGTCCGCCGAGAGAATATCCGACCGGCGTGCACTCCTCCAGGTTGCAGGAGCGGAGCAGTTCGCCGATCAAGTTGGGCAGTTCCTCCCAGGCGTAGTACCTGTTCTCCAAAAAACCGGCTCTCGCATTGTGGCCCGGCAAATCGATACGCAAGTGGCCATACTGTCCTCCCATCAGCTCGGATACCTCCAGCCAGTCGTCCTGACCTCCGAGGAAGCCGTGAAGGTACAAGAGGGTAAGATGGATCGGGGCACACTTGAGATGAAACAACAGATTGGGGTAGCGGCGCACAACTCAATCCGTTTCTACCGCGGCCTGTACCGCCTGCAGTAGCTGCGACCGGTGTTCCAGGCCGTGCGCGGGATCGACCATTACTTCTATGATCGTTGACTGCTGAGACCGGCCGGCGCGGTCAAGTGTTTTGCGGAATTTGCCCAGGGTGCGAACGCTTTCATACTGAAGACCGAACATCTCGGCAATCCTGCCGATCGTAAATCCGTGGGGAGCGACAAAGAACCGATCGAGCAGCTCCCGATGCTCTGCGATTGGCAACAGCTCGAAGATCCTACCGCCATTGTTGTTTATCACGACAATGACCAGCGGTTGCCTGGATTGCCGCACCAAAGCCAGCGAATTGAGATCGTGCAGGCAGGACTGGTCACCGATGAGCAGTACAACCGGCTGTCCCAGCCCGGCGGCATAGCCGCAGGCCGAAGCGATTGTGCCGTCGATACCGCTGGCACCTCGATTGGCCGCCACGCTGACGGTTCCCCGCAGTGATGCGAACATGTCCATATCACGGATCGGCAGGCTGCTCGCCAGAAAGAGCGCCGCGTCTGTGCCCAGCCGCTCGGACAATGCCCGGGCGAGCGAGGGCTCGGTCAACGGCTGGTCTTCGCTACAGCCTTGGGCGACAGTCCTGGCGGCTTCGCTCCCGGCGCGACTCCAGCCGTCTAACCAGGGTGTATTGGCGGATGATTGGCCGGTATGCT
This window contains:
- the menH gene encoding 2-succinyl-6-hydroxy-2,4-cyclohexadiene-1-carboxylate synthase is translated as MRRYPNLLFHLKCAPIHLTLLYLHGFLGGQDDWLEVSELMGGQYGHLRIDLPGHNARAGFLENRYYAWEELPNLIGELLRSCNLEECTPVGYSLGGRVALYLLTRVPELFSRAVIESASPGLRTDDERAQRRLEDEKLITQLKTRPLDEFVDNWYRQPLFDTIQKTGPRFNAMRDRRLKHDPLALVRSLKYMGLGTMPSLWELLPTIRIPVLFVAGGQDAKYSALARQMASLCPKGRVAIIPGAGHNVHFERPKEFCKAVKGFLR